From Pandoraea norimbergensis, the proteins below share one genomic window:
- a CDS encoding YqiA/YcfP family alpha/beta fold hydrolase, protein MILYLHGFRSSPRSFKAQLMAARMHKLGLGHVWACPQLPPSPLAAVVDAQRLLTGVDPDELTIVGSSLGGYYATYLAEKLGCRAVLLNPATRPYEDLGKWLGEQPMWHGGGTIVVEPRHLDELRMIDVAQITRPERYYLVAATGDQTLDYRDMVAKFPGAKLTLIEGSDHGISDFVDYMDDVLRFAGIDVPASIGTSAAFAGE, encoded by the coding sequence ATGATTCTCTATTTGCACGGCTTCCGTTCCTCGCCGCGTTCGTTCAAGGCGCAGTTGATGGCCGCCCGCATGCACAAGCTCGGGCTCGGGCATGTATGGGCCTGCCCGCAACTGCCGCCGTCACCGCTCGCGGCGGTTGTCGACGCCCAGCGTCTGCTCACCGGCGTGGACCCGGACGAGTTGACCATCGTTGGCAGCTCGCTCGGCGGGTACTACGCGACCTATCTGGCCGAGAAGCTCGGCTGTCGCGCCGTGCTGCTCAATCCGGCCACGCGTCCGTATGAAGACCTCGGCAAGTGGCTCGGCGAACAGCCGATGTGGCACGGCGGCGGCACCATCGTCGTGGAGCCGCGCCATCTGGACGAATTGCGCATGATCGACGTCGCGCAGATCACCCGTCCGGAGCGCTACTACCTGGTGGCTGCTACGGGCGATCAGACGCTCGATTACCGCGACATGGTCGCGAAATTCCCGGGTGCCAAGCTCACGTTGATTGAGGGCAGCGACCACGGGATTTCCGATTTTGTCGACTATATGGACGATGTGCTGCGTTTCGCGGGCATCGATGTGCCGGCGTCTATCGGCACGTCCGCCGCTTTTGCCGGGGAATAA
- a CDS encoding mechanosensitive ion channel family protein — translation MTEVTTPLASFDAVMGFLTANAVNYGLSFIQAVLILLIGFWIAARLGNFVRKTLGRSPNFDATLKPLLASIVQWSVRIITVIAVLAQFGVQTASIIAVLGAAGLAIGLALQGTLQNIAAGTMLLLLRPFRIGDYITAGSAVAGTVEEIGLFTTTLTNADGIYVCVPNSQIWGQPVTNYSRNATRRMEITVGIALDDDLDAAMNALRERVMQDDRVIDKPAPEIMVKQVSDSSVIVNVRVWSLLTNYWGLYWDLQRGVKETVEGVGCSLPYPTRTVVQMPADMPR, via the coding sequence ATGACAGAAGTGACCACGCCCCTGGCGTCGTTCGATGCCGTGATGGGGTTTCTCACTGCCAATGCGGTGAATTACGGCCTGTCGTTCATACAGGCCGTGTTGATTCTGCTGATCGGGTTCTGGATCGCCGCGCGACTGGGTAATTTCGTGCGCAAGACGTTGGGACGTTCGCCGAATTTCGACGCGACACTCAAGCCCCTGCTCGCGTCGATCGTGCAATGGTCGGTGCGCATCATTACCGTGATCGCGGTACTGGCACAGTTCGGCGTGCAAACGGCCAGCATCATCGCGGTACTCGGTGCGGCGGGTCTTGCCATCGGTCTGGCGTTGCAAGGCACCTTGCAGAACATTGCGGCGGGCACGATGTTGCTGCTTCTGCGGCCGTTTCGTATCGGCGACTACATCACGGCAGGTAGCGCGGTGGCCGGCACGGTCGAGGAAATCGGCTTGTTCACCACAACGCTCACCAATGCCGATGGGATCTACGTCTGCGTGCCGAATAGCCAGATCTGGGGCCAACCGGTGACGAACTACAGCCGCAATGCAACGCGTCGCATGGAAATCACCGTCGGCATTGCGCTCGACGACGATCTCGATGCTGCCATGAACGCCCTGCGCGAACGCGTAATGCAGGACGATCGCGTGATCGACAAGCCGGCGCCGGAAATCATGGTCAAGCAAGTGAGCGACAGCTCGGTGATCGTGAACGTGCGCGTCTGGTCACTGCTCACCAATTACTGGGGGCTCTATTGGGACCTTCAGCGCGGCGTGAAGGAAACGGTCGAAGGCGTGGGCTGTTCGCTGCCGTATCCGACCCGCACTGTCGTGCAGATGCCGGCCGACATGCCCCGTTGA
- the aroE gene encoding shikimate dehydrogenase yields the protein MTNHTPSEAVEPADRYAVIGHPVEHSQSPYIHAEFARETQQHLTYERLLAPLDAFAATVRVFIESGARGANVTVPFKLEAHALADHLTERAQAAGAVNTLVFDARGITGDNTDGVGLVRDIEGPLGVSLAGRRVLVLGAGGASRGALLPLIGAGPSLLFVANRTAARADELVARFSDAARNAGVSLAGGGWDTIPTDFDVIINATAGSLQGDVPPLPAGVYASGALAYDMMYGAHPTVFMTHASAHGAAKVADGLGMLVEQAAEAFAVWRGVRPSSVATQAVRAALRARLVAKG from the coding sequence ATGACAAACCACACACCGTCCGAGGCTGTTGAGCCTGCTGATCGCTACGCCGTGATCGGCCACCCGGTTGAACACAGCCAGTCGCCCTATATTCATGCCGAATTCGCGCGTGAGACGCAGCAGCACCTGACCTATGAGCGACTTCTGGCGCCGCTCGATGCCTTTGCCGCCACCGTGCGTGTGTTCATCGAGAGCGGCGCACGAGGTGCCAACGTGACGGTGCCGTTCAAGCTGGAGGCGCACGCGCTGGCCGATCACCTGACCGAGCGTGCGCAGGCCGCCGGTGCGGTCAATACGCTAGTGTTCGACGCGCGCGGCATCACGGGCGACAACACGGACGGCGTAGGGTTGGTGCGCGATATCGAAGGGCCGCTCGGCGTGTCGCTGGCCGGCCGCCGTGTGCTGGTACTTGGCGCTGGCGGCGCGTCGCGCGGGGCGTTGCTGCCGTTGATCGGCGCCGGTCCTTCGCTGTTGTTCGTCGCGAATCGCACGGCAGCGCGCGCGGACGAACTCGTTGCCCGCTTCTCCGACGCCGCCCGCAACGCCGGTGTCAGTCTCGCAGGCGGTGGCTGGGACACGATTCCCACTGACTTCGACGTGATCATCAACGCTACGGCCGGCAGCCTGCAAGGCGACGTGCCGCCATTGCCCGCGGGTGTCTACGCGTCGGGTGCACTGGCTTACGACATGATGTACGGCGCCCATCCGACCGTGTTCATGACGCATGCGAGCGCGCACGGTGCGGCGAAGGTGGCCGATGGTCTTGGAATGCTCGTCGAGCAAGCCGCCGAGGCGTTTGCCGTGTGGCGCGGTGTACGCCCGTCATCGGTGGCCACACAGGCCGTGCGGGCTGCGCTGCGTGCGCGTCTCGTGGCCAAGGGCTGA
- the corA gene encoding magnesium/cobalt transporter CorA, whose amino-acid sequence MINAFVIHNGRLQQVTCDQPSDLASVSPVWVDLHSESEEERRWVEEAYGVKLPTRDELTDIEASARYYEDDGGVLHVRTDFLLDEEEQSRNVPVAFVVLKDLLISIHDEDLPVFRLVRMRARIRPGSVRDAMDVLLDLYSTDAEYSADSLEGVYAALEEVSRRVLGKNLTDADAAKALESIAAEEDLNGRIRRNVMDTRRAVSFLMRTRMLKDEQYQEGKQILRDIESLDNHTAYLFDKINFLMDATIGFININQNKIIKIFSVAAVAFLPPTLIASIYGMNFQMMPELQWEAGYPFAVGLMILSAIAPFLYFRHRGWLD is encoded by the coding sequence TTGATCAATGCCTTCGTCATCCATAATGGCCGCCTGCAACAGGTGACCTGCGACCAACCGAGCGATCTGGCGAGTGTTTCGCCGGTCTGGGTCGATTTGCACAGTGAGTCGGAGGAAGAGCGACGCTGGGTCGAAGAGGCCTACGGCGTGAAGTTGCCCACGCGCGACGAACTCACCGATATCGAAGCTTCGGCGCGATATTACGAAGACGATGGCGGCGTGTTGCACGTGCGCACCGATTTCCTGCTTGATGAAGAAGAACAGTCGCGCAACGTGCCGGTCGCGTTCGTTGTGCTCAAAGACCTGCTGATCTCCATTCACGACGAAGACCTGCCGGTTTTCCGCCTCGTGCGCATGCGTGCGCGTATCCGGCCCGGTTCGGTACGCGACGCCATGGATGTACTGCTCGACCTGTACTCGACCGATGCCGAGTATTCCGCCGACTCGCTCGAAGGGGTGTACGCGGCGCTCGAAGAGGTGAGCCGGCGCGTGCTGGGCAAGAACCTGACCGACGCGGATGCGGCCAAGGCGCTCGAGAGCATTGCGGCCGAGGAAGATTTGAACGGGCGTATCCGGCGCAACGTGATGGACACGCGACGGGCGGTGTCGTTTTTGATGCGCACGCGCATGCTCAAGGACGAGCAGTATCAGGAAGGCAAGCAGATCCTGCGTGACATCGAGTCGCTCGACAATCACACGGCGTACCTGTTCGACAAGATCAACTTCCTGATGGACGCCACCATCGGTTTCATCAACATCAACCAGAACAAGATCATCAAGATCTTCTCGGTGGCGGCGGTCGCGTTTCTGCCGCCGACGCTCATTGCCAGTATCTATGGCATGAACTTCCAGATGATGCCGGAGCTGCAATGGGAGGCGGGGTATCCGTTCGCGGTCGGCCTGATGATCCTGTCGGCGATCGCCCCGTTCCTGTATTTCCGTCACCGCGGCTGGCTCGACTGA
- a CDS encoding ribonuclease catalytic domain-containing protein: protein MNIFFEESGGFKAGTVLSQQGESYQVELPGGRRSKIKGRDVLLRFESPAPAELIVQAQAASQDIDMSFLWECAPAEEFAFPVLAAEYFGEGASVAQQAGLALALQASPIYFRRKGRGQYQRAPQEQIQAALAGLARKQQQAELQASYADQLIAGTLPDALKGKELQLLFRPDKNAIEWKALDAAASALGKTQAEVMLACGGIASPRAYHEAAFLYEYFPRGTGFPDVGPTPVPTEDLPLADVQAFSIDDSTTTEIDDALSVQLLPDGLLRVGIHIAAPALGITRGDVVDEIARVRLSTVYAPGEKITMLPDSVVETYTLAEGGARPALSLYVVVKADTYEIVTTETRAELVPISANLRHNELDSIITAETLADGSGEYPHKEELRLLWPFAQSLYEKRQAARVGYGLRPEVQNKTDFNFYVDGEHVTIKQRMRGAPLDLIVAEMAILANSRWGRLLADCGVPGIYRAQRAYGVNRTRMQTSPAPHEGLGVEQYAWSTSPLRRYVDLVNQWQLLACVRHGVTAKLAAPFKPKDADLYVTVSSFEAAYAAYAEHQSRMERYWCLRWLLQENKSQVQASVLKGDTVRLNDVPLTLVVPGLAPHARGTQIMLDVLSLDVVTLGISVRVSQVLDASQSVLAEDEDDGEGGEGNEDGGNGNGASGDVEGSADGNADGGAADASDVESDDDAEGNADTADNTDNADDDDGVAVMATEASGTAQAAHASANAAC from the coding sequence ATGAACATTTTTTTTGAGGAATCCGGCGGCTTCAAGGCCGGCACGGTGTTGTCGCAGCAGGGCGAGTCGTATCAGGTGGAGCTGCCGGGCGGACGTCGCAGCAAGATCAAGGGACGCGATGTCCTCTTGCGCTTCGAGTCCCCCGCGCCGGCCGAGTTGATCGTGCAAGCGCAGGCGGCATCGCAGGATATCGACATGAGTTTCCTGTGGGAGTGCGCGCCGGCCGAGGAATTCGCGTTCCCGGTGCTCGCTGCCGAGTACTTCGGCGAAGGGGCGAGCGTTGCGCAACAAGCGGGCCTCGCGCTCGCCTTGCAGGCTTCGCCCATCTACTTCCGCCGCAAGGGCCGTGGGCAGTATCAACGCGCACCGCAGGAACAGATTCAGGCAGCGCTCGCCGGGCTGGCGCGCAAGCAACAGCAGGCCGAGTTGCAAGCCAGCTATGCCGACCAGCTGATCGCAGGCACCTTGCCCGATGCGCTCAAGGGCAAGGAGCTGCAACTGCTGTTCCGTCCCGACAAGAACGCCATCGAATGGAAGGCCCTCGATGCGGCCGCGAGTGCCCTCGGCAAGACGCAGGCAGAAGTGATGCTGGCCTGTGGCGGCATTGCGTCGCCGCGCGCCTATCACGAGGCCGCGTTCCTGTATGAGTACTTCCCGCGCGGCACGGGCTTCCCCGATGTGGGGCCGACCCCGGTGCCGACGGAAGACCTGCCGTTGGCGGACGTTCAGGCGTTCTCCATCGACGACTCCACCACGACCGAAATCGACGACGCGCTGTCGGTGCAACTGCTGCCCGACGGGCTGCTGCGCGTGGGGATTCACATCGCCGCGCCTGCGTTGGGTATCACGCGTGGCGACGTGGTCGACGAGATCGCACGCGTGCGCCTCTCGACGGTCTACGCGCCGGGCGAGAAGATCACGATGCTGCCCGACTCGGTGGTCGAGACCTATACGCTCGCCGAAGGCGGTGCCCGGCCGGCGCTGTCGCTGTATGTCGTGGTCAAGGCCGACACCTACGAGATCGTCACTACCGAGACGCGTGCCGAACTCGTGCCGATCTCCGCGAATCTGCGCCACAACGAACTCGATTCGATCATTACGGCCGAAACGCTGGCCGATGGCAGCGGCGAGTATCCGCATAAGGAAGAGCTGCGCCTGCTGTGGCCGTTCGCACAATCGCTGTACGAGAAGCGTCAGGCCGCGCGCGTGGGCTACGGCCTGCGCCCGGAAGTGCAGAACAAGACCGACTTCAACTTCTACGTCGACGGCGAACACGTCACGATTAAGCAGCGCATGCGTGGCGCGCCGCTCGATCTGATCGTGGCCGAGATGGCGATTCTGGCGAACAGCCGCTGGGGCCGATTGCTGGCCGACTGCGGCGTGCCGGGGATCTATCGTGCACAGCGTGCCTACGGGGTGAACCGTACGCGCATGCAGACCTCACCTGCGCCGCACGAAGGGCTCGGCGTGGAGCAGTACGCGTGGAGCACCTCGCCGCTGCGTCGCTATGTCGATCTTGTCAATCAATGGCAATTGCTGGCATGCGTGCGTCATGGTGTGACGGCCAAGCTGGCGGCGCCGTTCAAGCCGAAGGACGCCGATCTCTACGTCACGGTGTCGAGCTTCGAAGCGGCGTACGCGGCGTATGCCGAGCACCAGAGCCGCATGGAGCGGTACTGGTGCCTGCGCTGGCTGCTGCAAGAGAACAAGTCGCAGGTGCAGGCGAGCGTGCTCAAGGGCGACACCGTGCGTCTGAACGATGTGCCGCTCACGCTCGTCGTGCCGGGTCTCGCGCCGCATGCCCGTGGCACGCAGATCATGCTCGACGTGCTCTCGCTCGACGTCGTCACGCTGGGCATTTCGGTGCGCGTGTCGCAGGTGCTCGACGCCAGTCAGTCGGTATTGGCCGAAGACGAAGATGACGGCGAAGGCGGCGAAGGCAACGAAGACGGCGGTAACGGTAACGGTGCATCGGGTGATGTCGAGGGTAGCGCTGACGGCAATGCCGACGGAGGAGCCGCCGATGCGTCCGACGTCGAGTCGGACGATGATGCCGAGGGTAACGCCGACACCGCCGATAACACCGACAACGCCGACGATGATGACGGCGTTGCCGTGATGGCAACGGAGGCTTCCGGCACCGCGCAAGCCGCGCACGCCTCGGCGAACGCTGCGTGCTGA
- the mtgA gene encoding monofunctional biosynthetic peptidoglycan transglycosylase yields the protein MSAVQRRAPRSARKRRWGPWQWTAYFVTLLVVGILATQLYYFLQIGWWVRFNPQSTAFMRAAEQRLRETDSNATLKHQWVPYDQISRNLKRAIIASEDANFVNHDGYEIDAMLGAWEKNQKKGHIVAGGSTISQQLAKNLFLSSEKSYLRKAEEFSITWMLEFWMDKQRIYEIYLNSVEWGEGVFGAEAAARYYYGVPASKLSPWQAARLAVMLPRPRYFDTHRNSPYLAQRAGVIARRMGAAELPQ from the coding sequence ATGAGCGCCGTCCAGCGTCGCGCCCCGCGCAGTGCCCGCAAACGCCGGTGGGGGCCATGGCAATGGACCGCCTACTTCGTGACGTTGCTCGTCGTGGGCATACTCGCCACGCAGCTCTATTACTTCCTGCAAATCGGCTGGTGGGTGCGCTTCAATCCGCAATCGACGGCGTTCATGCGTGCCGCAGAGCAACGTTTGCGAGAGACCGATTCGAACGCGACGCTCAAGCATCAGTGGGTGCCGTACGACCAAATTTCGCGCAATTTGAAGCGCGCGATCATTGCCAGCGAGGATGCCAACTTCGTCAATCACGACGGTTACGAGATCGATGCGATGCTGGGCGCGTGGGAGAAGAATCAGAAGAAGGGACACATCGTCGCCGGCGGCTCCACGATTTCGCAGCAACTTGCCAAGAACCTGTTTCTCTCGAGCGAGAAGAGCTATCTACGGAAGGCGGAGGAGTTCAGCATCACGTGGATGCTTGAATTCTGGATGGACAAGCAGCGCATCTACGAGATCTATCTGAATTCGGTGGAGTGGGGCGAGGGAGTGTTCGGTGCCGAGGCGGCGGCGCGTTACTACTACGGTGTGCCAGCGTCGAAGCTGTCACCGTGGCAGGCGGCGCGGTTGGCGGTCATGCTGCCACGGCCGCGCTATTTCGACACGCACCGCAACTCGCCGTATCTCGCGCAGCGCGCGGGCGTGATTGCGCGGCGCATGGGGGCTGCGGAATTGCCGCAGTAG
- the pyrF gene encoding orotidine-5'-phosphate decarboxylase has protein sequence MTFTQALSSAWTRNNSLLCVGLDPEPSRIPAHLQGRPDAIFEFCRQIVDATAPYACAFKPQIAYFAAHRAEEQLERLIAHIHADHPGLPVILDAKRGDIGSTAEQYAREAFERYRADAVTVNPYMGFDSLEPYLAHTDKGVIVLCRTSNPGGSDLQFLDVDGKPLYQTVARLAAGPWNTSGQIGLVVGATFPAEIATVRGIVGDMPLLIPGVGAQGGDVEATVKAGRTANGTGMMINSSRAIIYAGRDEQFAAAAAVAAEKTRDSINVYR, from the coding sequence ATGACATTCACGCAAGCCCTCAGCTCAGCCTGGACCCGCAACAACTCGCTGTTGTGCGTTGGCCTCGACCCCGAACCGTCGCGTATCCCGGCCCATTTGCAGGGCCGTCCGGATGCCATCTTCGAATTCTGCCGCCAGATCGTCGATGCGACTGCACCTTACGCGTGCGCGTTCAAGCCGCAGATTGCTTATTTCGCGGCCCATCGTGCAGAAGAGCAGCTTGAGCGTTTGATCGCTCACATCCACGCCGATCATCCGGGCCTGCCGGTGATTCTCGACGCCAAGCGCGGCGACATCGGCAGCACCGCCGAGCAGTACGCCCGTGAGGCGTTCGAGCGCTATCGTGCCGACGCCGTGACCGTGAACCCGTACATGGGTTTCGATTCGCTGGAGCCGTATCTGGCGCACACCGACAAGGGCGTTATCGTGCTGTGCCGCACGTCGAACCCGGGTGGCAGCGATCTTCAGTTTCTCGATGTCGACGGCAAGCCGCTGTATCAGACGGTGGCCCGTCTGGCCGCCGGTCCGTGGAACACGAGCGGACAGATCGGTCTGGTGGTCGGTGCGACGTTCCCGGCCGAAATCGCCACGGTGCGTGGCATCGTCGGCGATATGCCGTTGCTGATTCCCGGTGTCGGGGCGCAGGGTGGTGATGTGGAAGCGACGGTCAAGGCTGGCCGCACGGCGAATGGCACGGGCATGATGATCAACTCGTCGCGCGCCATCATTTACGCCGGGCGCGATGAGCAGTTTGCTGCCGCCGCAGCCGTCGCCGCAGAGAAGACGCGCGATAGCATCAACGTCTATCGGTAA
- the lpxO gene encoding lipid A hydroxylase LpxO codes for MKWVLLAIFAACAGYVHLRGKIRHRFFRQLSDHSTFLSPLNVFMYTFSRVPTTPYLKPDNFPELEPLRQHWEAIRAEAIALLEARRIKASDQYNDVGFNSFFKSGWKRFYLKWYDEAHPSAHALCPVTTQLVQQIPTIKAAMFAELPHGSRLVRHRDPFAGSLRYHLGLVTPNDDRCFIDVDGRRYSWRDGEGVLFDETYIHYAENQSGQNRIILFCDVERPMRYRWTQAVNRWLGRHLVGAAASPNDAGDRTGVLNRVFKYIYSIRIVGKRLKAWNHYVYYAVKWALFGGIALWVFW; via the coding sequence ATGAAATGGGTCCTCCTGGCGATCTTTGCTGCGTGCGCGGGGTATGTCCACCTGCGAGGTAAGATCCGCCATCGTTTTTTTCGCCAACTCTCTGATCACTCGACGTTTCTGTCACCGTTGAACGTGTTCATGTACACGTTTTCGCGGGTCCCGACGACGCCGTATCTGAAGCCGGACAACTTCCCCGAACTCGAACCCCTGCGCCAGCACTGGGAAGCCATTCGCGCGGAAGCCATTGCCTTGCTTGAGGCCCGTCGCATCAAGGCGTCCGACCAATACAACGACGTGGGCTTCAATTCGTTCTTCAAGAGCGGCTGGAAGCGCTTCTATCTGAAATGGTACGACGAGGCACACCCGTCGGCGCACGCGTTGTGCCCGGTCACGACGCAACTGGTGCAGCAAATTCCCACGATCAAGGCGGCGATGTTTGCCGAGTTGCCGCACGGCAGCCGGCTGGTGCGTCACCGCGATCCGTTTGCGGGGTCGTTGCGCTATCACCTCGGGCTGGTCACGCCGAACGACGATCGATGTTTCATCGATGTGGACGGGCGGCGCTACAGCTGGCGCGACGGTGAGGGCGTGTTGTTCGACGAGACTTACATTCATTACGCCGAGAATCAGAGCGGCCAGAACCGGATCATCCTGTTCTGCGATGTGGAGCGGCCGATGCGATACCGCTGGACGCAGGCCGTGAACCGCTGGCTCGGGCGTCATCTGGTGGGGGCGGCAGCCTCGCCGAACGATGCAGGCGACCGGACGGGCGTGCTCAATCGGGTGTTCAAGTATATTTATTCGATCCGCATCGTCGGCAAACGCCTCAAGGCGTGGAACCACTATGTGTACTATGCGGTGAAGTGGGCGCTGTTCGGGGGGATCGCGCTGTGGGTCTTCTGGTGA
- a CDS encoding energy transducer TonB family protein → MLKPAVASGDLAAARRRGWAIVREHPLATGLAISAIVHLIALAVHFVAPDSFRLHSADTPLEVVLVNAKSAHAPDKATALAQANLVGGGEHDGERATSPLPSREAERDGAPVAQIQRNVSELEAVQEKLLSQLRSQYAAVPESQRSRANAAQNGRGQDDQTVDQQIARLQAEIDKQLRAYQTRPKRGQVTANTREVAYARYFDTLRHRIERYGTDHFPQVGNDRLYGELIVTLNVNQRGGLGYHKDGWDVQGVEITRSSGNRDLDRRAVAIVQASAPFGDFSPEMKQRYDILEIVTRMTFSRQGVQAQTLTSPASDAGATGGKASP, encoded by the coding sequence GTGCTGAAACCGGCTGTCGCGTCCGGCGATCTGGCCGCGGCTCGCCGCCGCGGCTGGGCCATCGTGCGCGAGCATCCGCTCGCCACGGGGCTGGCCATCTCCGCCATCGTGCATTTGATCGCACTGGCGGTGCATTTCGTCGCGCCCGACAGCTTTCGGCTACACAGTGCCGACACCCCGCTCGAAGTCGTTCTCGTCAACGCGAAGTCGGCCCATGCGCCGGACAAAGCCACCGCGCTCGCCCAAGCCAACCTGGTGGGCGGTGGCGAGCACGACGGCGAACGCGCGACCTCCCCCCTGCCATCGCGCGAAGCCGAGCGCGACGGTGCACCTGTCGCCCAAATCCAGCGCAACGTGAGCGAACTGGAGGCTGTGCAGGAAAAGCTGCTCTCGCAATTGCGCAGTCAGTACGCTGCCGTGCCGGAGTCGCAGCGCAGCCGAGCCAACGCCGCACAAAACGGGCGAGGGCAGGACGACCAGACCGTCGACCAGCAAATTGCCCGGTTGCAGGCGGAAATCGACAAGCAACTGCGTGCCTATCAAACGCGTCCGAAACGCGGTCAGGTCACTGCCAATACGCGCGAAGTGGCCTATGCACGTTATTTCGACACGCTGCGTCATCGCATCGAGCGCTACGGCACGGACCATTTCCCGCAAGTGGGCAACGACCGCCTGTACGGCGAATTGATCGTCACGCTCAACGTCAATCAGCGCGGTGGACTCGGTTATCACAAGGACGGCTGGGACGTGCAGGGCGTGGAAATTACCCGCAGCTCCGGCAACCGGGACCTCGACCGGCGCGCGGTGGCCATCGTGCAGGCCAGCGCACCGTTCGGTGACTTTTCGCCGGAAATGAAGCAGCGCTACGACATTCTGGAAATCGTCACGCGCATGACGTTCTCGCGTCAGGGCGTGCAGGCGCAAACCCTTACATCCCCGGCGTCGGACGCCGGCGCCACTGGCGGCAAAGCCTCGCCCTGA
- a CDS encoding CinA family protein, with protein sequence MVSQQALLAQLSVKVGNRLRDERLMLTTAESCTGGLVAAAITDISGSSNWFERGFVTYSNQAKTEMIGVPAELIEKHGAVSEPVARAMAEGALFNSRAQISLSITGVAGPGGGTPDKPVGMVCFGWSNRVKTIVETKHFKGDRTQVRSQAAQHALRGVIELLDTAES encoded by the coding sequence GTGGTTTCCCAACAAGCTCTTCTGGCCCAACTGTCGGTAAAAGTCGGTAATCGTCTGCGTGACGAGCGTCTGATGCTGACCACCGCGGAGTCGTGCACCGGCGGGCTCGTGGCCGCCGCGATCACGGACATTTCGGGCAGCAGCAACTGGTTTGAACGTGGCTTCGTCACGTACTCGAATCAGGCGAAGACCGAGATGATCGGCGTGCCTGCCGAACTGATCGAGAAACACGGCGCGGTGAGCGAGCCTGTGGCGCGCGCCATGGCCGAAGGGGCGTTGTTCAACAGCCGCGCGCAGATTTCGCTGTCGATCACCGGCGTCGCCGGTCCCGGTGGCGGCACGCCCGACAAGCCGGTCGGCATGGTGTGCTTCGGGTGGAGCAATCGCGTGAAGACGATTGTCGAGACGAAGCACTTCAAGGGCGATCGCACACAAGTGCGCAGTCAGGCAGCACAACACGCCTTGCGCGGTGTGATCGAATTGCTCGACACCGCCGAGTCGTAA